One Campylobacter concisus DNA window includes the following coding sequences:
- the rimM gene encoding ribosome maturation factor RimM (Essential for efficient processing of 16S rRNA), with the protein MNSDIVEVATIGRCVGLKGYLKLHNKSDFPEQFKKGATFFDKNNDQLIIKDYNRSKELVLFENFDDLDLAKTLVNKTIYTTKELTRKNCKLKKDEFFQFDIVGLKVVENGEILGVVEDIQDNFANSLLYIKTDEELIAGGKPKNFYIPYLERFIESVNLDSGEILVKGARDILENS; encoded by the coding sequence TTGAATAGTGATATTGTTGAAGTCGCTACCATCGGTAGATGTGTTGGTTTAAAGGGCTATTTAAAGCTTCACAACAAGAGCGACTTCCCAGAGCAATTTAAAAAGGGCGCGACTTTTTTTGATAAAAACAATGATCAGCTCATCATAAAAGATTATAACAGATCAAAAGAGCTGGTTTTGTTTGAAAATTTTGATGACTTAGACTTAGCTAAAACACTTGTAAACAAAACTATTTATACTACAAAAGAGCTCACCAGAAAAAACTGCAAACTAAAAAAAGATGAATTTTTTCAGTTTGATATTGTTGGCTTAAAAGTTGTAGAAAATGGTGAAATTTTGGGTGTCGTAGAAGATATCCAAGATAATTTTGCAAATTCACTTTTATACATAAAAACTGATGAAGAGCTTATCGCAGGTGGTAAACCAAAGAATTTCTACATTCCATATTTGGAGCGCTTTATTGAAAGCGTAAATTTGGATAGTGGAGAGATTTTAGTAAAAGGCGCTAGAGATATCTTAGAAAATTCATGA
- a CDS encoding KH domain-containing protein — MVENFLYEYAKLIADFPEKVTIERQELGENFVEIIISADKVDTGKLIGKDGKMINAIKTVIIGCKAKDNTSYRVTVKAIE; from the coding sequence ATGGTTGAAAATTTTTTATACGAATACGCCAAGCTTATAGCTGATTTTCCTGAAAAGGTGACTATTGAGCGTCAAGAGCTTGGTGAAAATTTTGTCGAGATCATTATAAGTGCTGATAAGGTTGATACTGGAAAGCTTATCGGTAAAGACGGCAAAATGATAAATGCTATAAAGACCGTTATTATTGGCTGTAAAGCCAAAGACAATACAAGTTATAGAGTAACGGTAAAAGCTATTGAATAG
- the cas5 gene encoding CRISPR-associated protein Cas5, translating into MSIVAFRLFGDYAHFSHPATIYSSLTYPVPPKTTIMGFLGAVIGEEEYFKLSNIQYSVKIDRQILKKSFVFNGIKFALSSNMHIEEGYQNAKEKKQFYRELICSPSYVVFLNLENLGQRYQDKIISNLKEHKTAFTPYLGINFCIADFSWIDIKICEKISQAESFINTFTLMDDFIFEDINENAKLTTARMPCGCENGRIFKDFKDFVMEINGKELIKSKNHGNIYQINDERVYFI; encoded by the coding sequence ATGAGCATTGTTGCTTTTAGATTATTTGGCGATTACGCTCATTTTTCGCATCCAGCGACGATTTACTCTAGCTTGACCTATCCAGTACCGCCAAAGACCACTATAATGGGCTTTTTAGGCGCTGTTATAGGCGAAGAAGAGTACTTTAAGCTATCAAACATCCAATACAGCGTAAAAATAGATAGGCAAATTTTAAAAAAAAGTTTTGTCTTTAACGGCATAAAATTTGCCCTATCAAGCAATATGCACATAGAGGAAGGTTATCAAAACGCAAAAGAGAAAAAGCAGTTTTACAGAGAGCTAATCTGCTCGCCATCTTATGTCGTATTTTTAAATTTAGAAAATTTAGGGCAAAGGTATCAAGATAAAATAATCTCAAATTTAAAAGAGCATAAAACCGCCTTTACGCCCTATCTTGGGATAAATTTTTGTATAGCGGATTTTAGCTGGATCGATATAAAAATATGCGAAAAAATATCGCAAGCTGAAAGCTTTATAAATACATTTACGCTTATGGATGATTTTATTTTTGAAGACATTAATGAAAATGCGAAATTAACTACGGCAAGAATGCCTTGTGGCTGCGAAAATGGACGAATTTTTAAAGATTTTAAAGACTTTGTTATGGAGATAAATGGCAAAGAGCTTATAAAATCTAAAAATCATGGAAATATTTATCAGATAAATGATGAAAGAGTCTATTTTATTTGA
- a CDS encoding CRISPR-associated protein Cas4, which yields MFSKDQITGTLVNYYFTCKREAWLYAHQIHADQEDENVLMGKALADIKERDLQEFAFGNLKFDKLSKQHGHYLITEYKKSLKNELAGKMQLLFYIYLLKTGLNLKEVKGKLISGKKVILVDDTSENFALMEQILGEISALANLEKPPKFTQGKFCQNCAYHDYCTV from the coding sequence ATGTTCTCAAAAGATCAGATCACTGGCACGCTTGTGAATTACTACTTCACCTGTAAGCGCGAGGCGTGGCTTTACGCGCATCAGATCCATGCCGACCAAGAGGATGAAAACGTGCTGATGGGCAAGGCGCTGGCGGACATCAAAGAGCGCGATTTGCAAGAATTTGCCTTTGGCAACCTAAAATTTGACAAACTCTCAAAACAGCACGGCCACTACCTCATCACTGAGTATAAAAAGAGCCTAAAAAACGAGCTTGCAGGCAAGATGCAACTGCTTTTTTACATCTATCTTTTAAAAACTGGCTTAAATTTAAAAGAGGTAAAAGGCAAACTAATAAGCGGTAAAAAGGTGATATTAGTTGATGACACCAGCGAAAATTTCGCTCTAATGGAGCAAATTTTAGGCGAGATAAGCGCACTTGCAAATTTAGAAAAGCCACCCAAATTTACGCAGGGCAAATTTTGCCAAAACTGCGCATATCACGACTATTGCACTGTTTAG
- the cas2 gene encoding CRISPR-associated endonuclease Cas2: MYVILFYDIVGREQKERNNANRIRKAVEKFLPRVQFSVYEGEIRESDFKKLSKTLQKECVSELDSIVIYTFNSLKYSERIVIGVDKNSPVFS, encoded by the coding sequence ATGTATGTGATACTTTTTTACGACATCGTAGGGCGCGAGCAAAAAGAGCGAAATAACGCAAATCGTATCAGAAAAGCGGTCGAGAAGTTTCTGCCTCGCGTGCAGTTTTCAGTCTATGAGGGCGAGATCCGCGAGAGCGACTTTAAAAAACTAAGCAAGACGCTGCAAAAAGAGTGCGTAAGCGAGCTAGACTCCATCGTCATCTATACATTTAACTCACTAAAATACTCCGAGCGCATCGTCATTGGCGTAGATAAAAATAGCCCGGTATTTAGCTAA
- a CDS encoding RluA family pseudouridine synthase, translating to MSEEKAYKILAKQKNISNNEAKELIDSGLVYAKGQKVMIARALMSENTKFSVEEMPKPSIIFEDENLIAINKPAAITSEKISQIYKFPLLHRLDKDTSGVLLLVKNDEFASLAINEFKKMKVEKIYVAAVRGIMSEEVVVNEPILTIKNKNGAFSKISKDGKEAISEISPLMVVGKKTLVKVAIKTGRTHQIRVHLASLNLPIVGDEKYGKNRANRMFLHAYSIALLNYKFKAPIPREFNSLGFELSNKFEI from the coding sequence ATGAGTGAAGAAAAAGCGTATAAAATTTTAGCCAAACAAAAAAATATCTCAAACAACGAGGCAAAGGAGCTAATCGACAGCGGGCTAGTCTATGCCAAGGGACAAAAAGTGATGATCGCTCGTGCGCTAATGAGCGAAAATACTAAATTTAGCGTCGAAGAGATGCCAAAGCCAAGCATTATCTTTGAAGATGAAAATTTAATAGCCATTAACAAACCAGCTGCCATAACTAGCGAAAAAATTAGTCAAATTTATAAATTTCCACTCCTTCACAGGCTCGATAAAGACACAAGCGGCGTGCTGCTTCTTGTAAAAAATGACGAATTTGCGAGCCTTGCCATAAATGAGTTTAAAAAGATGAAGGTTGAGAAAATTTACGTGGCAGCAGTTAGGGGCATCATGAGCGAGGAGGTCGTCGTAAATGAGCCGATCTTAACGATAAAAAATAAAAATGGCGCCTTCTCAAAGATCTCAAAAGATGGCAAAGAGGCGATCAGTGAAATCTCACCGCTCATGGTTGTGGGCAAAAAAACGCTGGTAAAAGTTGCCATAAAAACAGGTAGGACGCATCAGATAAGAGTGCATTTGGCTAGCTTAAATTTACCTATCGTTGGCGATGAGAAATACGGCAAAAATAGGGCAAATAGAATGTTTTTGCATGCCTATTCTATCGCTCTTTTAAACTATAAATTTAAAGCGCCGATCCCAAGAGAATTTAACTCTCTTGGATTTGAGCTATCTAATAAATTTGAAATTTAA
- a CDS encoding S26 family signal peptidase has product MVGDNRNHSFDSRFFGAVPYKFLVGKVRWQLF; this is encoded by the coding sequence ATGGTTGGCGACAACCGCAATCACTCTTTTGATAGTCGTTTTTTTGGGGCAGTTCCATATAAATTTTTAGTTGGCAAAGTTAGATGGCAGCTGTTTTGA
- the rplS gene encoding 50S ribosomal protein L19 gives MRNKYIEAFENAQIVGKNIPDFRAGDTLRVATRIHEGDKTRIQNFEGICIARRGSGTGETFIIRKIGANSVGVERIFPIFSDSIEEIKVLRKGRVRRAKLFYLRELRGKAAKIRELRK, from the coding sequence ATGAGAAATAAATACATTGAAGCGTTTGAAAATGCTCAAATTGTTGGTAAGAATATCCCTGACTTCCGTGCAGGAGATACATTGCGTGTGGCTACTCGTATTCACGAGGGAGACAAAACGAGAATTCAAAATTTTGAAGGCATTTGTATAGCTAGACGTGGTAGCGGCACTGGTGAAACATTTATCATCAGAAAAATCGGCGCTAACAGTGTTGGTGTTGAGAGAATTTTCCCGATATTTAGCGATTCTATCGAAGAGATAAAGGTTCTTAGAAAAGGTCGTGTTAGAAGAGCTAAGCTATTCTATCTACGCGAACTACGCGGTAAAGCAGCTAAGATCCGCGAACTTAGAAAATAA
- a CDS encoding ComEA family DNA-binding protein, translating to MKKILISLAAIASLAMAAINLNTATKEELMSLDGIGSAKADAIIEYRKANKFNSIDDLKNVNGIGDKTFDNLKGEISTTGKSEVSEKAKASKKKMDEVKDEMKDKISDKKDKFKKKASKTKEELTSSKEDETSMGEKAKDEKDKVVDKVKEKKEKAASKAKSKKEKLKEKLEK from the coding sequence ATGAAAAAAATTTTGATTTCACTTGCAGCTATTGCGTCTTTGGCTATGGCAGCAATCAATCTAAACACAGCTACAAAAGAGGAACTTATGAGTCTTGATGGTATCGGCAGTGCAAAAGCAGATGCTATCATCGAGTATAGAAAAGCAAATAAATTTAACTCAATCGACGATCTCAAAAATGTAAATGGCATCGGCGATAAAACTTTTGATAACCTAAAAGGTGAAATTTCTACTACTGGCAAGAGCGAAGTAAGCGAAAAAGCAAAAGCTAGTAAGAAGAAAATGGATGAGGTAAAAGACGAGATGAAAGATAAAATCTCTGATAAAAAAGATAAATTTAAAAAGAAGGCTTCTAAAACTAAAGAAGAGCTAACTTCTAGCAAAGAAGATGAAACTAGTATGGGTGAAAAAGCAAAAGATGAAAAAGACAAAGTTGTTGACAAAGTAAAAGAAAAGAAAGAAAAAGCTGCTTCAAAAGCTAAATCTAAAAAAGAAAAACTTAAAGAAAAACTAGAGAAATAA
- the trmD gene encoding tRNA (guanosine(37)-N1)-methyltransferase TrmD, protein MKFTFITLFENLVKPYFCDSILKRAISNKFIEIDFINPRNFTNDKHNKVDDYMIGGGAGLLMFPQPLDESIKLLKEKDKNTHVIFLTPAGKKFSQNDAKRLSKKDHICFVCSRYEGLDERVIELWADEVFCIGDFILTGGELPALCMSDAISRNVPGVLGNDMSLEVESFEDNLLEAPSFTKPDNFKSIFVVSEFLKGNHAKIHNLKNKMAHCKTRYFRPDLYQKLKPHK, encoded by the coding sequence ATGAAATTTACGTTTATTACACTTTTTGAAAATTTAGTCAAACCTTACTTTTGTGATTCTATTTTAAAACGTGCGATTAGTAATAAATTTATTGAAATTGATTTTATAAATCCAAGAAATTTTACCAACGATAAGCACAATAAAGTTGATGATTATATGATTGGAGGTGGAGCAGGGCTCTTGATGTTTCCACAGCCTTTAGATGAGTCGATCAAACTTCTAAAAGAAAAAGACAAAAATACCCATGTTATTTTTTTAACGCCAGCTGGTAAAAAATTTAGTCAAAATGACGCAAAAAGACTCTCTAAAAAAGATCATATTTGTTTTGTCTGCAGTAGATATGAAGGTCTTGATGAGAGGGTTATTGAGCTTTGGGCGGACGAAGTTTTTTGTATAGGTGATTTTATTTTAACTGGCGGAGAGCTGCCTGCACTTTGTATGAGTGACGCAATATCAAGAAATGTGCCCGGAGTTTTAGGAAACGACATGAGCCTTGAAGTGGAGAGTTTTGAAGATAATTTGCTTGAAGCCCCATCTTTTACAAAACCTGATAATTTTAAATCCATCTTTGTGGTTTCAGAGTTTTTAAAGGGTAATCATGCTAAAATCCACAACTTAAAAAACAAGATGGCTCACTGCAAAACAAGGTACTTTCGCCCTGATTTATATCAAAAGCTAAAGCCACATAAATAA
- the rpsP gene encoding 30S ribosomal protein S16, giving the protein MATVVRLTRMGRKKRPFYRIVVTDSRKRRDSGWIESIGYYNPMVEPNVINFNKERLDYWKSVGAKLSDRVAQITK; this is encoded by the coding sequence ATGGCAACAGTAGTAAGACTAACAAGAATGGGACGCAAAAAAAGACCTTTTTATCGTATAGTTGTTACAGATAGCAGAAAAAGACGCGATAGCGGTTGGATAGAGAGCATTGGTTATTACAACCCTATGGTTGAGCCAAATGTTATAAATTTCAACAAAGAGAGATTGGATTACTGGAAAAGTGTCGGTGCTAAACTTAGCGACAGAGTTGCACAAATTACAAAATAA
- the cas1 gene encoding CRISPR-associated endonuclease Cas1, whose translation MQKNDRTHFILSPGRLYRQDNNIYFEKFDEMGERASCKILPVNAIDEIYMLAKVQIDTYTIAFLADNNILLHIFSPYQSFRGNFYPNTPNSVNKSGFVLLCQLRSFDDPIKRAYIAREITRAHIINDAANCKRHGVKFDVQPHIKALDAATSVPAIMAVEGAFQKLYYEKWNEIIADQRSFKFTVRSKRPPADKINSFISYVNTRIYNICLSEIYKTELDPRIGFLHEPNYRALSLHLDLAEIFKPILGDTLIFNMLNKKEITAKDFQTDAGRIKFSNDAVQKIELKMISRLCETLTVGGRELTWRQVIRREANKLKKCICEDAPYEGFRWE comes from the coding sequence ATGCAAAAGAACGATAGGACGCACTTTATACTTAGTCCAGGTAGGCTTTATAGGCAAGATAACAATATCTATTTTGAAAAATTTGACGAGATGGGCGAGCGAGCTTCGTGCAAGATCCTGCCGGTAAACGCGATCGATGAAATTTACATGCTGGCAAAGGTGCAGATCGACACCTACACCATCGCATTTTTAGCGGATAATAACATCCTTTTGCACATCTTTAGTCCGTATCAGAGCTTTCGCGGGAATTTCTACCCAAACACGCCAAACTCCGTAAATAAAAGCGGCTTTGTGCTGCTTTGCCAGCTCCGCTCTTTTGATGATCCGATCAAACGTGCATATATCGCGCGCGAGATCACTAGAGCCCACATCATAAATGACGCTGCAAACTGCAAAAGACACGGCGTAAAATTTGACGTGCAGCCTCACATAAAGGCACTAGATGCCGCCACTAGCGTGCCTGCTATCATGGCGGTAGAGGGTGCATTTCAAAAGCTCTACTACGAAAAGTGGAACGAGATCATCGCAGATCAGCGAAGCTTTAAATTTACCGTCCGCTCAAAACGCCCGCCAGCTGATAAGATAAATAGCTTCATAAGCTACGTAAATACGCGTATCTACAACATCTGCCTAAGCGAAATTTACAAGACCGAGCTAGATCCTCGCATTGGCTTTTTGCACGAGCCAAACTACCGCGCGCTAAGCCTTCACCTCGACCTTGCGGAGATTTTTAAGCCGATCTTGGGCGACACGCTGATTTTTAACATGCTAAATAAAAAAGAGATCACCGCAAAAGACTTCCAAACGGACGCTGGCAGGATAAAATTTAGCAACGACGCCGTGCAAAAGATCGAGCTAAAGATGATCTCGCGCCTTTGCGAGACGCTCACGGTGGGCGGTAGGGAGCTAACGTGGAGGCAGGTGATCCGCCGCGAAGCAAATAAGCTTAAAAAGTGTATCTGCGAGGACGCGCCTTATGAAGGCTTTAGGTGGGAGTGA
- a CDS encoding CRISPR-associated helicase/endonuclease Cas3: MKESILFDEFWSHPNKLLENHIKNMISPDDDELGKQVKLYHDIAKLKNNFQIYIRDTSNDKLDKNHSLLSAYFFLLNSKFDEIPTLFGFLAIVSHHGDVVNLMTLAREANKFFKNQKELEQWDEVAGAAKNIKIYSGLSTKKDEFLDRAEKLRQYLVLSQYRHKFTYEDFINFKSLYSNLIYNDKFEAIFSMPKQQSKDIPIDVLESDIQNLPPNKKRDAFRNFVLNNFDKECKLFTLTAPTGYGKTLTALNFALKFNKPRIIYALPFTSIIDQTYDIVAKIYKNSDILVSKAHHKTTIGEENLTQEDRYSKIKFLMESFSGEINVTTLYQLIFALFGNKNKDNVKFNQLKNSVVIIDEAQAIPYNFRKDFILLCEIISQRLGTIFIFMSATMPVIKSENFKEISNLDYFSKQDRYVIKWLDIGGEDELLEKICEAASDKNTLVVVNTIKKAQELFTKLRDKFSCFCLNGYMYDDHKRATIEAVRCAVNKSKVDPLASKILLISTQSIEAGVDLDFDIGFREVSPISSIIQTAGRVNRHFGATRGELYVFPEISKFTNLIYGDLYKVSGTILSDLKQKEVRESEILEISNLYFQKISNQLENLHVKSEIEKLEFENINQKIEEIMNDNYKQTIIIEPKENFIKDFEAKIFEIKNSPNEKFTIKDLFKNHIRKLSKFSINVTLKDMNKLMPNLKQINGLKDMFYLPFGSSYFYSAEYGLKKDTNLDITDEVFD, encoded by the coding sequence ATGAAAGAGTCTATTTTATTTGACGAGTTTTGGTCTCATCCAAATAAACTTTTAGAAAATCATATAAAAAATATGATCTCGCCTGACGACGATGAGCTGGGTAAGCAGGTCAAACTCTACCACGACATCGCAAAACTGAAAAATAATTTTCAAATTTACATCAGAGATACTTCAAACGACAAGCTGGATAAAAACCACTCGCTCTTGTCGGCATATTTTTTCTTGTTAAACTCAAAATTTGATGAGATACCAACCCTGTTTGGCTTTCTTGCTATCGTTTCGCACCACGGCGACGTGGTAAATTTAATGACGCTAGCCAGAGAAGCTAATAAATTTTTTAAAAACCAAAAAGAGCTAGAGCAGTGGGATGAAGTGGCTGGCGCTGCTAAAAACATTAAGATCTATTCTGGATTATCTACAAAAAAGGATGAGTTTTTAGATAGAGCGGAAAAGCTTCGTCAATACTTAGTTTTATCGCAGTACAGGCACAAATTTACCTATGAGGACTTTATAAATTTCAAAAGCCTATATTCAAATTTGATTTATAACGATAAATTTGAAGCTATCTTTAGCATGCCAAAACAGCAAAGCAAAGATATACCGATAGATGTTTTAGAGAGTGATATCCAAAATTTGCCGCCAAATAAAAAGCGAGATGCGTTTAGAAATTTTGTCTTAAACAACTTTGACAAAGAGTGCAAACTTTTTACTTTGACTGCGCCCACTGGCTATGGTAAGACTTTGACGGCATTAAATTTTGCATTGAAATTTAATAAACCTCGCATAATTTATGCGCTTCCATTTACTTCGATAATCGATCAAACCTACGATATAGTCGCGAAAATTTATAAAAATAGCGATATTTTGGTCAGCAAGGCACATCACAAAACGACGATAGGCGAAGAAAATCTAACCCAAGAGGATAGATACTCAAAGATCAAATTTTTGATGGAGTCTTTTAGCGGCGAGATAAACGTAACTACGCTTTATCAGCTGATATTTGCGCTATTTGGCAATAAAAACAAAGATAATGTTAAATTTAATCAGCTAAAAAATAGCGTCGTTATCATCGATGAGGCGCAAGCGATCCCATATAATTTTAGAAAAGATTTTATCCTGCTTTGCGAGATCATTTCGCAGAGGCTTGGCACTATTTTTATATTTATGTCAGCGACGATGCCGGTCATAAAAAGCGAAAATTTTAAAGAAATTTCAAATTTAGACTATTTTTCAAAGCAGGACAGATACGTCATAAAATGGCTTGATATAGGCGGCGAAGATGAGCTTTTAGAAAAGATTTGCGAGGCTGCAAGCGATAAAAATACTCTAGTCGTCGTAAATACTATCAAAAAAGCGCAGGAGCTTTTTACAAAACTAAGGGATAAATTTAGCTGCTTTTGCCTAAACGGATATATGTATGATGATCACAAGCGTGCTACTATAGAGGCTGTAAGGTGCGCGGTAAATAAAAGTAAAGTTGATCCGCTCGCAAGCAAAATTTTACTTATCTCCACGCAGTCCATCGAGGCGGGAGTGGATCTTGACTTTGACATTGGGTTTCGCGAAGTCTCGCCCATTAGCTCTATCATACAAACAGCAGGGCGCGTAAATAGGCATTTTGGAGCAACAAGAGGCGAGCTATACGTCTTTCCTGAAATAAGCAAATTTACAAATTTGATTTACGGCGATTTGTATAAAGTAAGTGGAACTATTTTGAGCGATCTTAAGCAAAAAGAGGTGAGAGAGAGCGAAATTTTAGAAATTTCAAATTTGTATTTTCAAAAGATAAGCAATCAACTGGAAAATTTGCATGTAAAAAGCGAGATAGAAAAGTTGGAATTTGAAAATATAAATCAAAAAATAGAGGAAATCATGAACGACAACTACAAACAAACCATAATAATCGAGCCTAAAGAAAATTTTATTAAAGATTTTGAAGCTAAAATTTTTGAAATAAAAAATAGTCCGAATGAGAAATTTACCATAAAAGATCTTTTTAAAAACCACATCAGAAAGTTGTCAAAATTTAGCATAAACGTAACGTTAAAAGATATGAATAAGCTAATGCCTAATTTAAAACAAATAAACGGACTAAAAGATATGTTTTATCTGCCGTTTGGCTCGTCTTATTTTTATAGTGCCGAGTATGGCCTTAAAAAAGATACGAATTTAGACATAACCGATGAGGTATTTGACTAA
- the ffh gene encoding signal recognition particle protein gives MFEQISESFRLAVSKIRFVDDEKALKNALDVLKKALLKADVHHKVTKDLLASIESELKQTGVGQKNFLDAIKSNLTTILTAPGNQGFVYAPVAPTIVLMAGLQGSGKTTTTIKLANYLKLRKKKVLVAACDLQRLAAVEQLKQLCVANDIDLFYIENENNPIKVAKEALEKAKSGLYDVLLVDTAGRLAIDEKLMQEIKDVKNAINPHEIFYVADAMSGQDAVKTATSFNEILGISGVILSKFDSDSKGGVAISIAKQLNIPLRFVGTGEKVADIESFIPDRIVSRIMGEGDLATLVEKTSTIIDEKEAKRLNQKIKKGQFNFNDFLDQMESVKKLGSMKSLMGMIPGLSNIANQIKDIDLDNSKEILHIKAMINSMTQKERENPDLLNNSRKRRLAAGSGLSQVEVNRFLKQFENASKLAKKFSGKGGAKGLANMLSQANLKRPV, from the coding sequence GTGTTCGAACAAATTAGCGAGTCTTTTAGATTAGCTGTTAGCAAGATACGTTTTGTAGATGACGAAAAAGCTCTAAAAAACGCACTTGACGTGCTCAAAAAAGCTCTTTTAAAAGCTGATGTTCACCACAAAGTCACTAAAGATCTACTCGCGTCTATCGAAAGCGAACTAAAGCAAACTGGCGTTGGTCAAAAGAATTTCTTAGATGCGATCAAGTCAAATTTAACTACTATCTTAACAGCTCCTGGCAACCAAGGCTTTGTCTATGCACCAGTTGCACCGACCATTGTTTTGATGGCTGGCTTGCAAGGTAGCGGTAAAACAACGACAACTATCAAGCTTGCAAACTATCTAAAGCTAAGAAAGAAAAAAGTTTTAGTTGCGGCTTGCGACTTGCAAAGATTAGCAGCGGTTGAGCAGCTAAAACAGCTCTGCGTTGCAAATGATATCGATCTTTTTTATATAGAAAATGAAAACAACCCTATAAAAGTAGCAAAAGAAGCACTAGAAAAAGCAAAAAGCGGCCTTTATGACGTGCTTTTAGTGGATACTGCTGGTCGTCTTGCGATCGATGAAAAGTTGATGCAAGAGATAAAAGATGTAAAAAATGCGATAAATCCACATGAAATTTTCTACGTAGCTGACGCTATGAGCGGACAAGATGCCGTAAAGACAGCTACAAGTTTTAATGAAATTTTGGGAATTTCTGGAGTTATCCTTTCTAAATTTGACTCTGACTCAAAGGGCGGCGTAGCTATTAGTATCGCAAAACAGCTAAATATCCCACTTAGATTTGTTGGTACTGGCGAGAAAGTAGCTGATATCGAGAGCTTTATACCAGACCGTATCGTAAGCCGTATAATGGGCGAGGGCGACCTAGCTACTTTGGTAGAGAAAACATCGACTATTATCGATGAAAAAGAGGCAAAACGTCTAAATCAAAAGATAAAAAAAGGTCAATTTAACTTTAATGACTTTTTGGATCAAATGGAAAGCGTTAAAAAACTTGGTAGTATGAAATCTTTGATGGGGATGATACCTGGACTTTCAAATATTGCAAATCAGATAAAAGATATAGACCTTGATAATTCAAAAGAAATTTTGCATATTAAGGCTATGATAAACTCTATGACGCAAAAAGAGCGTGAAAATCCAGACCTTTTAAACAATAGTAGAAAAAGGCGTTTGGCAGCTGGCTCTGGACTATCTCAAGTAGAGGTAAATCGCTTTTTAAAGCAGTTTGAAAATGCTTCAAAGCTTGCTAAGAAATTTTCAGGAAAGGGCGGAGCAAAGGGACTTGCAAATATGCTTTCACAAGCAAATTTAAAAAGACCTGTTTGA